One part of the Glycine soja cultivar W05 chromosome 11, ASM419377v2, whole genome shotgun sequence genome encodes these proteins:
- the LOC114377624 gene encoding exocyst complex component EXO70H1-like, with translation MPRKGMRSIFFTSTPTASLPPPSRQRTFSDSLMDENIETAEKLITKWDDSKVTTTTQLFSGTRQEAKQYLNAVKGLQSAMQYLVAQDSTSSTLVRAQFLMQLAMKTLQKEFYQILSSNREHLDPETVSTRSSVDHRSSVSDYDDEISITEDEFRVSETERVSMLAMEDLKAIAECMISSGYGKECVKVYIVMRKSIVDEALYHLGVEKLNLSQVQKLDWEVLELKIKSWLKAVKVAVGTLFNGERILCDHVFAADSGKRIAESCFAEITKDGAVSLLGFPEMVAKCKKSPEKMFRILDLYEAISDYWPQIEFIFSFESTVNIRTQTVTSMVKLGDAVRTMLTDFETAIQKESSKKPVPGGGVHPLTRYVMNYLTFLADYSGVLVDIIADLPQSPLPESYYRSPMREENPPASELSERIAWIILVVLCKLDGKAELYKDVAHSYLFLANNMQYVVVKVRKSNLGFLLGEEWLAKHELKVREYTSKYESVGWSAVFSSLPENPAAELTAEQARACFVRFDAAFHEACKKQASWVVSDPKFRDEIKDSIASKLMQKYSVFFEKNRVGSKSVRDFLPDDIGKYLSNILCDGDSVSVSSHSSSTTSASHRSNRR, from the coding sequence ATGCCGAGAAAAGGAATGAGAAGCATTTTCTTCACATCAACGCCCACGGCATCACTACCACCTCCTTCCCGTCAACGCACTTTCTCAGACTCGTTAATGGACGAAAACATAGAAACCGCAGAGAAGCTCATAACCAAATGGGACGATTCCAAAGTCACAACAACAACGCAACTTTTCAGCGGCACGCGCCAGGAAGCCAAACAGTACCTAAACGCCGTGAAGGGACTACAATCCGCTATGCAGTACCTCGTCGCACAGGATTCCACCTCCAGCACCCTCGTGCGCGCGCAGTTCCTCATGCAACTCGCCATGAAGACGCTCCAGAAAGAGTTCTACCAGATTCTATCCTCCAACAGAGAACACCTGGATCCCGAAACTGTCTCCACGCGCTCCTCCGTTGACCACCGCAGCAGCGTCTCCGATTACGACGACGAAATCTCAATCACCGAGGACGAGTTCCGCGTTTCCGAGACCGAGCGCGTTTCCATGCTCGCCATGGAGGATTTGAAAGCCATAGCTGAGTGCATGATTTCCTCCGGCTACGGCAAGGAGTGCGTCAAGGTTTACATCGTCATGAGAAAATCGATCGTCGACGAAGCGCTGTATCATCTCGGAGTTGAAAAATTGAACCTCTCTCAGGTCCAGAAGCTGGATTGGGAGGTTCTCGAGTTGAAGATCAAGAGCTGGTTAAAAGCCGTTAAAGTCGCCGTCGGAACTCTGTTCAACGGCGAGAGGATCCTCTGCGACCACGTTTTCGCTGCGGATTCGGGGAAAAGAATCGCGGAATCATGTTTCGCGGAAATCACCAAAGACGGCGCCGTATCTCTTTTGGGATTTCCGGAAATGGTGGCGAAGTGCAAGAAATCGCCGGAAAAAATGTTCAGGATTCTGGATTTGTACGAAGCGATCTCCGACTACTGGCCTCAGATCGAATTCATATTCTCCTTCGAGTCAACGGTTAACATTCGCACACAGACCGTTACGTCGATGGTGAAACTCGGCGACGCTGTTAGAACGATGCTAACGGACTTTGAAACTGCGATTCAGAAAGAGTCATCGAAGAAACCGGTCCCTGGCGGTGGTGTTCACCCTCTCACGCGCTACGTGATGAACTACCTCACGTTCCTCGCCGATTACAGCGGCGTGTTGGTCGATATAATTGCCGATTTGCCGCAATCTCCGTTGCCGGAGTCTTACTACCGCAGCCCGATGCGCGAGGAAAACCCGCCGGCTTCGGAGCTATCGGAGCGAATCGCGTGGATCATACTCGTCGTGCTCTGCAAGCTCGACGGCAAAGCGGAACTCTACAAAGACGTGGCGCACTCGTACCTGTTTCTCGCGAATAACATGCAATACGTCGTCGTAAAGGTGCGCAAATCGAACCTAGGGTTTCTTCTCGGCGAAGAGTGGTTGGCGAAGCATGAATTGAAAGTTAGAGAGTACACGTCCAAGTACGAGAGCGTCGGGTGGAGCGCTGTCTTCTCGTCGTTGCCGGAAAATCCCGCGGCGGAGTTGACGGCGGAGCAGGCAAGGGCCTGTTTCGTGAGGTTCGACGCTGCGTTTCATGAAGCGTGTAAAAAACAGGCCTCGTGGGTCGTATCCGACCCGAAATTTCGTGATGAAATCAAAGACTCGATAGCTTCTAAGCTGATGCAAAAGTACAGCGTGTTCTTCGAGAAGAATCGGGTCGGGTCGAAATCCGTTAGGGACTTTCTACCCGATGATATTGGGAAATACCTTTCTAACATTTTGTGTGACGGAGATTCAGTTAGTGTCTCATCACACTCTTCGTCAACCACGTCGGCTTCCCATCGCTCTAATCGACGGTGA